One window from the genome of Diorhabda sublineata isolate icDioSubl1.1 chromosome 10, icDioSubl1.1, whole genome shotgun sequence encodes:
- the LOC130449288 gene encoding akirin: MACATLKRSLDWEPVLGGRPAKRRRCVPFCSSPTQNGIGSPGPSNSPTGSTSPKNSVFPDVLSKKLTTENLIDNLKEEIKRLQKRKQLQYMETSDGSSSGGESSENPTLSEKPLFTFKQVGMICERMLREREVEIREEYDNVLTTKLAEQYDAFVKFTYDQIHRNYTNTAVPSYLS; this comes from the exons ATGGCGTGTGCGACATTGAAGAGATCTTTGGACTGGGAACCCGTTTTAGGGGGTCGACCAGCAAAACGAAGGCGATGTGTACCTTTCTGCTCGAGTCCTACTCAAAACGGAATTGGATCTCCAGGACCTTCGAATAGTCCTACGGGATCTACTTCACCTAAAAATTCCGTTTTCCCTGATGTTTTAAGCAAGAAATTGACTACAG AAAATCTAATTGACAATCTAAAGGAGGAAATTAAAAGATTGCAGAAGCGTAAACAATTGCAATACATGGAGACATCTGATGGAAGCAGTTCAGGTGGAGAGTCCAGTGAaaatccaactttgtcagaaaaACCATTATTTACATTCAAACAG gtTGGCATGATTTGTGAGCGTATGCTTCGGGAACGTGAAGTAGAAATTAGAGAAGAATATGATAATGTTTTAACAACAAAACTTGCCGAACAGTATGATGCCTTCGTTAAATTCACTTACGATCAAATCCATAGAAATTACACCAATACAGCAGTACCAAGTT acCTGTCATAA
- the LOC130449357 gene encoding large subunit GTPase 1 homolog → MNKKNKSNSKLGRSLIKDRFGNKKDRKMVSDNSMLHTTEIQDGYDWGRLNLQSVTEESSFQEFLSTAELAGTDFQAEKLNIKFVNPRSNVGLLTKEELNEAKDAHKKYKSALKIPRRPPWDAETTPDELDKNEKETFLEWRRSLAILQEEHGIVLTPYEKNLEFWRQLWRVVERSDVIVQIVDARNPLLFRCEDLESYVKEVSPNKMNLILVNKADFLSDTQRQVWGEYFNSNGVEVAFYSAHLASLDPSENEEEIITKLSLDDDTFKKPYPLLTREELIGLLRTIHTQTKVTPNVTTVGLVGYPNVGKSSTINSLLCDKKVSVSATPGKTKHFQTHYLDKDILLCDCPGLVMPSFVFSKAEMILNGILPIDQMRDHVPPTNLLTSLIPRHVIEDRYGIMIPKPLEGEDPNRDPTAEELLNAYAYNRGFMTANGQPDNSRAARYILKDYMNGKLLYCHAPPNINQKEYHTWIDRQNTKLENQVLPPRAARAVRPYHATTEDIDKQFFKSNSQGIHAKGIKGLPNAQKVGPSTNQPDEKPWKQHNKHKNKGKKEKLRRVYAHLDQH, encoded by the exons atgaataagaaaaataaatctaattctAAATTGGGGAGGAGTTTAATTAAAGATagatttggtaataaaaaagatagaaaaatgGTTAGCGACAATTCAATG CTTCACACAACAGAAATTCAAGACGGTTATGATTGGGGTCGCCTTAATTTACAATCAGTAACCGAAGAATCttcatttcaagaatttttatcCACAGCAGAGTTAGCGGGTACAGATTTTCAAGCCgagaaattaaatataaaattcgtaAATCCAAGGTCTAATGTAGGATTACTTACTAAAGAAGAACTTAACGAAGCTAAAGATgctcataaaaaatataaatctgcTTTAAAAATTCCAAGGAG ACCTCCTTGGGATGCTGAAACTACTCCAGATGAACTggataaaaacgaaaaagaaacttttttagaATGGCGTAGATCTCTCGCTATATTACAAGAGGAACATGGTATTGTGTTAACCCCATATGAAAAGAACTTGGAATTTTGGAGACAACTGTGGAGAGTTGTAGAAAGAAGTGATGTAATTGTCCAAATTGTAGATGCTAGGAACCCTTTGTTGTTCCGTTGTGAAGATTTAGAAAGTTATGTGAAAGAAGTTTCcccaaataaaatgaatttaattctGGTAAATAAGGCTGACTTTTTATCAGATACTCAACGACAAGTGTGGGGAGAATATTTTAACTCCAACGGAGTTGAAGTAGCCTTCTACTCTGCTCATTTAGCATCATTGGATCCTtcagaaaatgaagaagaaattataacaaaattgagtTTAGATGATGATACTTTTAAAAAGCCCTACCCTTTATTAACTAGAGAAGAATTGATTGGATTATTGAGGACCATACATACTCAAACTAAG gtTACACCAAACGTGACAACAGTTGGATTGGTTGGGTATCCAAATGTTGGAAAAAGTTCTACAATCAATTCCTTATTATGTGACAAGAAAGTATCAGTTTCAGCAACTCCGGGAAAGACTAAACATTTTCAGACTCATTATTTAG ataaagaTATCCTTTTGTGCGACTGTCCCGGACTTGTAATGCCCagttttgtattttcaaaagcAGAAATGATTTTGAACGGAATCCTTCCCATAGATCAAATGAGAGATCATGTACCACctacaaatttattaacaagTCTTATTCCCAGACACGTTATAGAAGATCGATATGGAATTATGATACCTAAACCTTTGGAAGGCGAAGATCCCAATAGAGATCCAACTGCCGAAGAATTATTGAACGCTTATGCTt ATAACAGAGGATTTATGACAGCTAACGGTCAACCGGACAATTCTAGAGCAGCGAGGTACATCCTCAAGGATTACATGAACGGAAAACTGCTGTATTGTCATGCACCTCCTAATATTAACCAAAAAGAGTACCATACATGGATAGATAGACAAAATACTAAATTGGAAAATCAAGTTTTACCACCAAGAGCTGCAAGAGCAGTTAGA CCATATCACGCTACAACTGAAGATATCGATAAAcagtttttcaaatcaaattctCAAGGAATTCACGCTAAAGGAATCAAAGGTTTACCAAACGCCCAAAA ggTTGGACCATCGACAAATCAACCGGACGAAAAACCATGGAAGCAACACAACAAGCATAAAAACAAAGGCAAAAAAGAGAAGTTGCGAAGAGTTTATGCCCATTTGGACCAACATTGA
- the LOC130449359 gene encoding RNA polymerase II subunit A C-terminal domain phosphatase SSU72 — MYISDLRIAVICSSNMNRSMEAHAFLSKKGFDVKSYGTGDKVKIPGSSIDKPNIYDFGTSYEDIYLDLLQKDKSLYTQNGLLHTLDRNRRIKSHPEKFQETPEKFDILITCEERVYDQVVEFMENKTPTDNSIVHVINIDIMDNLEEATIGAFLISDMCTMMAKAEDLDNEIEEVLHNFEEKSQRSILHSIVFN, encoded by the exons atgtatattagtGATTTACGAATCGCAGTAATATGTTCAAGTAACATGAATCGTAGCATGGAAGCACATgcttttttatctaaaaaaggTTTTGATGTTAAATCGTACGGCACAGGTGATAAGGTAAAAATTCCCGGATCCTCTATCGATAAACCCAACATTTACGACTTTGGTACTTCGTATGAAGACATTTACCTTGATTTGCTCCAAAAAGACAAATCACT TTATACTCAAAATGGATTACTACATACTCTTGATAGGAATAGAAGAATAAAAAGTCATCCGGAAAAATTTCAGGAAACTCCAGAGAAATTTGATATCCTTATAACCTGCGAAGAGAGAGTTTATGATCAAGTCGtggaatttatggaaaataaaacgCCAACAGACAATTCCATTGTGCATGTAATTAACATTGATATAATGGATAATTTGGAAGAGGCAACTATTGGAGCTTTTTTAATTAGTGATATGTGTACAATG atGGCTAAAGCTGAGGATTTAGATAACGAAATCGAGGAAGTACTTCATAATTTCGAGGAAAAAAGTCAGAGATCCATTTTACATAGTAtagtttttaattga
- the LOC130449358 gene encoding 26S proteasome non-ATPase regulatory subunit 7 has translation MPSQEVTTTKVIVHPLVLLSVVDHFNRMGKIGNQKRVVGVLLGCWRAKGVLDVSNSFAVPFDEDDKDKSVWFLDHDYLENMYGMFKKVNARERVVGWYHTGPKLHQNDIAINELIRRYCPNSVLVIIDAKPKDLGLPTEAYQAVEEVHDDGSPTSKTFEHVPSEIGAEEAEEVGVEHLLRDIKDTTVGTLSQRITNQLLGLKGLHSQLRDIRDYLVQVCSNQLPINHQIIYQLQDIFNLLPDINQDAFNTSFYVKNNDQMLVVYLAALVRSIVALHNLINNKLTNKDAEEGKKEENKKDSSKDKEAKDKDKEKDKDSKKDEKKK, from the exons ATGCCTAGCCAAGAAGTAACAACTACTAAAGTTATAGTACATCCATTGGTATTATTAAGTGTAGTTGATCATTTCAACCGAATGGGTAAAATCGGAAATCAAAAACGTGTCGTAGGTGTTCTGTTAGGATGTTGGCGAGCAAAAGGAGTTTTGGATGTATCCAATAGTTTTGCag tccCGTTCGATGAGGACGACAAAGATAAATCGGTTTGGTTTTTGGATCACGATTATCTAGAAAACATGTATGGTATGTTCAAAAAAGTGAATGCAAGAGAACGAGTGGTAGGCTGGTATCACACAGGCCCAAAGTTACATCAAAATGACATTGCCATTAACGAGTTGATTAGAAGATACTGCCCAAATTCAGTTTTAGTTATAATTGATGCTAAACCAAAAGACTTGGGTCTTCCTACTGAAGCATACCAAGCTGTTGAAGAAGTTCATGATGACGGTTCGCCCACATCCAAAACATTTGAACATGTTCCAAGTGAAATAGGAGCCGAAGAGGCTGAAGAAGTTGGTGTAGAACATTTGTTAAGGGATATTAAAGATACAACTGTGGGAACTTTATCGCAACGAATAACCAATCAACTTCTGGGCTTGAAAGGTTTACACTCCCAATTAAGAGACATCAGAGATTATTTAGTACAAGTATGTAGTAATCAACTCCCAATtaatcatcaaattatttaccaaTTACAAGATATCTTCAATCTTCTGCCGGATATAAATCAAGATGCTTTCAATACAtcattttatgttaaaaataatgaccAAATGCTCGTCGTTTACTTGGCTGCTTTGGTTAGATCTATCGTCGCTttacataatttgattaataataaacttacaAATAAAGATGCAGAAGAAGGTAAAAAAGAGGAGAATAAAAAGGATAGCAGCAAGGACAAGGAAGCTAAAGACAAggacaaagaaaaagataaagactcaaagaaagATGAGAAGAAAAAGTAG